One part of the Sorangiineae bacterium MSr11954 genome encodes these proteins:
- a CDS encoding cystathionine gamma-synthase: MSDVDSSSLKVDTLCIHAGQEPDASSGAVMAPIVLSSTFAQDGPGVYKQYDYSRAGNPTRTALEGCLAALEGASHAIAFGSGCAATMAMLLTLKSGDHVLVGDDVYGGTFRIFDKVMKQFGIDATFIDMSDPARVTAALRPSSRLIWMETPSNPMMKIFDIAAIAEIARKAKLPLVVDNTFATPILQQPLALGATAVVHSTTKYINGHSDVVGGAIMTRDGELAERLHFIQKAAGAVPSPFDCYLVLRGVKTLAVRMERHVATARKVAERLTLHPQVARVYYPGLPDHPGHALASKQMSGPGGMLSFELRGGLPAATAFLKSLRIFACAESLGGVESLAEHPAIMTHASLPAETRAQLGIGDGLLRLSLGIESADDLWVDLERGFAAALATK, translated from the coding sequence ATGAGCGACGTAGACAGTTCCAGCCTGAAGGTCGATACCCTTTGCATCCACGCGGGCCAGGAGCCCGACGCTTCGTCGGGGGCAGTGATGGCCCCCATCGTGCTCTCGAGCACGTTCGCGCAGGACGGGCCGGGGGTCTACAAGCAGTACGACTATTCGCGGGCGGGCAACCCGACGCGGACGGCGCTCGAAGGGTGCCTCGCGGCCCTCGAGGGAGCGAGCCATGCGATCGCGTTCGGAAGTGGGTGCGCGGCCACCATGGCCATGCTCCTCACCTTGAAGAGCGGCGACCATGTTTTGGTCGGCGACGATGTGTACGGAGGGACGTTCCGCATCTTCGACAAGGTGATGAAGCAGTTCGGCATCGACGCGACCTTCATCGACATGAGCGATCCCGCGCGCGTCACGGCGGCCCTTCGCCCATCCAGCCGGCTGATTTGGATGGAGACGCCCTCCAACCCGATGATGAAAATCTTCGACATCGCGGCCATCGCCGAGATCGCGCGCAAGGCCAAGCTGCCGCTGGTGGTCGACAATACGTTCGCGACCCCCATCTTGCAGCAGCCGCTCGCGCTGGGCGCCACGGCGGTGGTGCACTCCACCACCAAGTACATCAACGGGCACTCCGATGTGGTGGGCGGCGCCATCATGACCCGGGATGGGGAGCTGGCCGAACGGCTTCACTTCATTCAAAAGGCTGCCGGTGCGGTTCCGAGCCCGTTCGACTGCTACCTCGTCCTTCGAGGGGTCAAGACGTTGGCGGTGCGTATGGAGCGACACGTCGCGACTGCACGCAAGGTCGCTGAGCGCCTTACCTTGCATCCACAGGTCGCACGCGTTTACTACCCCGGGCTTCCGGATCACCCGGGCCACGCGCTCGCGTCGAAGCAGATGTCGGGGCCGGGTGGGATGCTCAGCTTCGAGCTCCGCGGCGGGCTCCCGGCAGCCACCGCCTTCCTCAAGTCGCTTCGAATTTTCGCGTGCGCGGAAAGCTTGGGTGGCGTCGAATCTTTGGCCGAGCACCCGGCCATCATGACCCATGCGAGCCTCCCGGCCGAAACGCGGGCGCAGCTTGGGATCGGCGATGGATTGCTCCGCCTTTCGCTGGGGATCGAGAGCGCGGACGACCTGTGGGTGGATCTCGAGCGGGGCTTCGCCGCCGCGCTGGCGACCAAGTAA
- a CDS encoding tetratricopeptide repeat protein, translated as MNHLPSRPNPADAQDAAHWEAVEEASELLHEERFREALEVLRDILRKDAKNPYAFFLTGIALYEVGELEPSRDAYRACLNVAPKHLGARVALSHVLRTLGDTKSAIREGMEALSQSPGDGDALHAVGLAYLARGETVAAERYLKAFLDTNPEYEVSEDVKGILEQMKSSPPS; from the coding sequence ATGAATCATCTGCCTTCCCGACCGAACCCCGCCGACGCCCAAGACGCAGCCCACTGGGAGGCGGTGGAAGAAGCCTCCGAGCTGCTCCACGAGGAGCGCTTTCGCGAAGCGTTGGAGGTGCTGCGCGACATCCTGCGCAAGGACGCGAAGAACCCCTACGCGTTCTTTCTCACCGGCATCGCGCTCTACGAAGTGGGCGAGCTCGAGCCCTCGCGCGACGCCTACCGCGCGTGCTTGAACGTCGCCCCGAAGCACCTCGGCGCCCGCGTCGCCCTCTCGCACGTGCTCCGCACCCTGGGCGATACCAAGAGCGCGATCCGCGAAGGCATGGAAGCGCTCTCGCAGAGCCCCGGCGACGGCGACGCTCTCCACGCGGTCGGCCTTGCCTACTTGGCCCGCGGTGAAACGGTCGCCGCCGAGCGCTATCTCAAGGCGTTCCTCGACACGAACCCCGAGTACGAGGTGTCCGAGGACGTGAAGGGCATCCTCGAGCAGATGAAGTCATCACCGCCGTCCTAG
- a CDS encoding acyl-CoA thioesterase, with protein MHAEPIFAHTIEVTPEDIDALGHASNIAYVRWVQDVAVAHSEAVGFGYAEYNELGAVFVIRRHEVDYLRPALRGDRLEVRTWVASAQAAKCIRMTEIRNASTGAVLAKASTTWGFVDVVKGRPTRIPDPIRVAFLQPPRGRAARAEASDSAPEGATLSPVSEP; from the coding sequence GTGCACGCTGAACCCATTTTTGCGCATACCATCGAGGTCACCCCAGAGGACATCGACGCACTCGGTCACGCGAGCAATATCGCGTATGTTCGCTGGGTTCAGGACGTGGCCGTGGCCCATTCCGAAGCGGTTGGGTTCGGCTATGCGGAGTACAACGAGCTCGGAGCCGTGTTCGTGATTCGGCGTCACGAAGTCGATTATCTGCGTCCTGCATTACGCGGTGACAGGCTTGAGGTGCGAACGTGGGTCGCCAGCGCACAGGCCGCGAAATGTATTCGCATGACCGAAATACGAAACGCAAGCACGGGCGCTGTGCTCGCAAAGGCGTCGACGACCTGGGGCTTCGTCGACGTGGTGAAGGGGAGGCCCACGCGCATCCCCGATCCCATTCGCGTCGCGTTCCTTCAGCCGCCGCGCGGTCGCGCGGCCCGGGCCGAGGCTTCGGATTCGGCGCCCGAAGGAGCTACTCTTTCACCCGTGAGCGAGCCATGA
- a CDS encoding protein kinase — MPRHLVEALKVGGTNGNDIFAGRFRIEREAGVGGMGIVYRAIDESSGEVVALKVLRKTGPLAARRFGAEAQALDKLRHPAIIRFIAHGTGDEGQPFLAMEWVDGETLAARLRRGPLSVSDVITLGRRVADALASAHAVGVLHRDIKPSNVLIPNGDLEQAKIADFGLSRSIDGAQSTLTMTGMIVGTPGYMAPEQAHGVDNLDGRADLFSLGCVLFRCLTDTEAFEGSRALTALAKLVLLQPSRVADLRPDVPRALDELVARLLEKERAQRPDSAEIVREELARIAELSPSEPKIVAAAPARPQLAPGAIFGRYVLGRRLGSGGMGELFSAHDTVLERRVALKVLRHAVEGEATAHLLREARAAAALSHPNVVTVYDVGEHDGVPFLAMEYIVGQTLRAYVGEPGADLDRRIGWMMDVARGLAAAHQAGLVHGDVKPENVMVGEDGAAKILDFGLATAVPNRIMGTAAYMAPEQIRGEELDGRADQFAWGVTAYELITGRLPWPGDDALATLASVLSDEPEPIPLPADLGSAISKALRKRRDERFPTMDPLVTALGASTQTRGGQTPPPPAPSASAAPSAPEAPGAPEAPGTRKRMGRALVLGVLPIGLALAGVLLVRSGALKVAPPPSPKETPAPAPAAVVVTSLPISPQCSSAAVTALREGLAALREAGYRRALRLFERAAESDSSCPEAQLRLTMLDEPFRPREQTREQLRRAQALRDRLTERDRFVLDAWSALIEPPDAHEEEAERILLEALQRFPNDAELYTLAADRKRNIIMRPAELAGVLTLIDRAIELDPKYADAWSYKSILLSALDRPVEALAALDTCLDVAPGAVDCMEVRSGTLRRAGRCDDAADAARTWISWEPNQPAAYQELAPSLASSGAPREAVEEALLLRWKNLPEAERGWTQLCDQAKLAVWMGDFDGALRASDDLERLVTGSANVAPHLCAALASVDSLLEMGRPAQAAGVAERFLRRNEAWLKGESNLGSEYPKTTLLGVAVEHGQMTPDAWREASAGWERSNQARMDAFERWLFRWGPAAGTRIHADEAMREDPRLREREPLPRSRRRTFNIGTLEAFEGHLQLLRGDAAKAAPLLDKVSHTCQGLHQGALRVRSNLWLGQAKEKLGDIPAACDAYRQVRERWGGAKPSSVTAQEAARRSRALACSP; from the coding sequence GTGCCGCGGCATCTCGTCGAGGCGCTCAAGGTGGGCGGCACGAACGGCAACGACATCTTCGCCGGACGTTTTCGCATCGAGCGCGAGGCCGGCGTGGGCGGCATGGGCATCGTCTACCGCGCCATCGATGAGAGCAGCGGCGAGGTCGTCGCCCTCAAGGTGCTGCGCAAGACCGGCCCCCTCGCCGCCCGCCGCTTCGGCGCCGAGGCCCAGGCCCTCGACAAGCTTCGTCATCCCGCCATCATCCGCTTCATCGCCCACGGCACCGGCGACGAGGGGCAGCCCTTTCTGGCGATGGAGTGGGTCGACGGCGAAACGTTGGCGGCGCGGCTCCGGCGCGGACCGCTGTCGGTGTCCGATGTGATCACGCTCGGCCGGCGGGTGGCCGATGCGCTGGCCTCGGCGCACGCGGTGGGCGTCCTGCACCGCGACATCAAGCCAAGCAATGTGCTCATCCCCAACGGCGATCTCGAGCAGGCCAAGATCGCCGACTTCGGATTGAGCCGCTCCATCGATGGCGCCCAATCGACCCTCACCATGACCGGCATGATCGTCGGCACCCCCGGGTACATGGCCCCGGAGCAAGCGCACGGCGTCGATAACCTCGACGGGCGCGCCGACCTGTTTTCGCTGGGCTGCGTCTTGTTCCGGTGCCTCACCGACACGGAGGCCTTCGAGGGCTCGCGCGCCCTCACGGCCCTCGCCAAGCTGGTGCTGCTCCAACCTTCGCGCGTGGCCGATCTGCGCCCCGACGTTCCGCGCGCGCTCGACGAGCTGGTGGCCCGCCTCCTCGAAAAGGAGCGCGCCCAAAGGCCCGACTCGGCCGAGATCGTGCGCGAGGAGCTGGCGCGCATCGCCGAGCTCTCGCCCAGCGAGCCCAAGATCGTCGCCGCCGCGCCGGCCCGCCCGCAGCTCGCCCCCGGCGCGATCTTCGGACGCTACGTGCTCGGGCGGCGTCTCGGCTCGGGCGGCATGGGCGAGCTGTTCTCCGCGCACGACACGGTGCTGGAGCGGAGGGTGGCGCTCAAGGTGCTCCGCCATGCGGTCGAGGGCGAGGCGACCGCGCACCTGCTCCGGGAGGCGCGCGCGGCGGCCGCGCTGAGCCACCCCAACGTGGTCACCGTCTATGACGTGGGGGAGCACGACGGGGTCCCGTTTCTGGCGATGGAGTACATCGTCGGTCAGACCCTGCGCGCGTACGTGGGCGAGCCGGGGGCGGATCTCGATCGTCGCATCGGGTGGATGATGGACGTGGCGCGCGGTCTGGCCGCGGCGCACCAAGCGGGCCTCGTGCACGGCGACGTGAAGCCGGAGAACGTGATGGTGGGCGAGGACGGCGCCGCCAAGATCCTCGACTTCGGCCTCGCGACCGCCGTCCCCAATCGCATCATGGGCACCGCCGCGTACATGGCGCCCGAGCAAATTCGCGGCGAGGAGCTCGATGGGCGCGCCGACCAATTCGCCTGGGGGGTCACCGCATACGAGCTGATCACGGGCCGCTTGCCCTGGCCCGGCGACGATGCGCTCGCGACCTTGGCGTCCGTGCTCTCGGACGAACCGGAGCCCATCCCGCTGCCGGCCGATCTCGGCTCGGCCATTTCGAAGGCGCTCCGCAAGCGCCGCGACGAGCGCTTCCCCACCATGGATCCGCTGGTCACGGCGCTGGGAGCGAGCACGCAGACGCGCGGCGGGCAGACGCCTCCGCCGCCTGCCCCGAGCGCCTCCGCCGCACCCAGCGCACCCGAGGCTCCCGGCGCACCCGAGGCGCCCGGTACGCGCAAGCGCATGGGCCGCGCGTTGGTGCTGGGCGTTCTTCCGATCGGGCTCGCGCTGGCCGGCGTGCTCTTGGTCCGCTCGGGTGCTCTGAAGGTCGCGCCGCCGCCGTCCCCCAAAGAAACACCCGCGCCGGCGCCGGCCGCGGTGGTGGTGACGTCCCTGCCCATATCGCCGCAGTGCTCCTCGGCCGCCGTCACCGCGCTGCGCGAGGGCTTGGCCGCGCTTCGCGAGGCGGGCTACCGGCGCGCGCTTCGGCTGTTCGAGCGCGCCGCGGAGAGCGATTCATCGTGCCCCGAGGCGCAGCTGCGCCTGACGATGCTGGACGAGCCCTTTCGCCCGCGCGAGCAGACGCGCGAGCAGCTGCGGCGCGCGCAGGCCCTGCGCGATCGGCTGACCGAGCGCGATCGCTTCGTGCTCGACGCGTGGTCGGCGTTGATCGAGCCGCCCGATGCGCACGAGGAGGAGGCGGAGCGGATCCTCCTCGAAGCCCTGCAGCGCTTCCCCAACGACGCCGAGCTCTACACCTTGGCCGCCGATCGCAAGCGCAACATCATCATGCGCCCCGCCGAGCTCGCGGGGGTGCTCACCTTGATCGATCGCGCGATCGAGCTCGATCCCAAGTACGCCGACGCGTGGTCGTACAAGTCGATTCTCCTCTCGGCGCTCGACCGCCCCGTGGAGGCCCTCGCGGCCCTCGACACGTGCCTGGACGTGGCGCCGGGCGCCGTCGATTGCATGGAGGTCCGAAGCGGCACCTTGCGCCGCGCGGGGCGCTGCGACGATGCGGCCGACGCCGCGCGCACGTGGATCTCGTGGGAGCCGAACCAACCCGCCGCGTACCAAGAGCTGGCGCCCTCGTTGGCCTCGTCCGGCGCCCCGCGCGAGGCGGTGGAGGAGGCGCTGCTCCTGCGGTGGAAGAACCTCCCCGAGGCGGAGCGCGGCTGGACGCAGCTCTGCGATCAGGCGAAGCTCGCGGTCTGGATGGGCGACTTCGACGGCGCCCTTCGCGCGTCCGACGATCTGGAGCGCCTGGTCACGGGCTCCGCCAATGTGGCCCCGCATCTGTGCGCGGCGCTGGCGTCCGTGGATAGCCTGCTCGAAATGGGGCGCCCCGCGCAGGCGGCCGGGGTGGCGGAGCGCTTCCTCCGCCGCAACGAAGCGTGGCTCAAAGGCGAGTCGAACCTGGGCTCCGAGTACCCCAAGACCACCTTGTTGGGCGTGGCCGTCGAGCATGGCCAGATGACCCCCGACGCCTGGCGCGAAGCCAGCGCCGGGTGGGAGCGCTCCAACCAGGCGCGCATGGATGCCTTCGAGCGATGGCTCTTTCGCTGGGGGCCCGCGGCCGGCACCCGCATCCACGCCGACGAGGCGATGCGCGAAGACCCGCGCCTTCGCGAGCGCGAGCCCCTCCCGCGATCGCGAAGGCGGACCTTCAACATCGGCACGCTCGAGGCGTTCGAGGGGCACTTGCAGCTCCTTCGAGGCGACGCGGCCAAGGCGGCGCCGCTGCTCGACAAGGTGTCGCACACGTGCCAAGGGCTGCACCAAGGCGCGCTGCGCGTGCGGTCCAACCTCTGGCTCGGTCAAGCCAAGGAGAAGCTCGGCGACATCCCCGCCGCGTGCGACGCCTACCGGCAGGTGCGCGAGCGTTGGGGCGGCGCCAAGCCTTCCTCGGTGACCGCCCAGGAAGCCGCGCGCCGCAGCCGCGCGTTGGCCTGTTCGCCGTAG
- a CDS encoding sigma-70 family RNA polymerase sigma factor — MHDARSAVLRGGGKGDFPTTPGSAVFGARSVDPVERARSLRVLSRMYWKPIYKYVRLRWRKMPGDAEEITQEFFLRSIDKNTFLGYESGRARFRTFVRVCVDRLVVDLGRQSLAKKRGGGARFLQLDFKAAEEELEEHESPLPDPEKLFELEWVKNLLELAVLGLRESCGRAGKDVHFRAFELFHLSDEPDRLSYADVAAKLGISVRDVNNRLTYARREFRAAVLEALRDSTTSEQEMLEEARVVLGVGF, encoded by the coding sequence GTGCACGACGCGCGCAGTGCGGTGCTGCGCGGCGGCGGAAAGGGCGATTTTCCGACCACCCCCGGGTCGGCCGTCTTTGGTGCGCGCAGCGTGGACCCCGTGGAGCGGGCGCGCTCGCTCCGGGTTCTCTCGAGGATGTACTGGAAGCCCATCTACAAGTATGTGCGGCTTCGTTGGCGCAAAATGCCGGGGGACGCGGAAGAGATCACCCAGGAGTTTTTTCTTCGATCGATCGATAAAAACACGTTCCTCGGCTACGAGTCGGGGCGGGCCCGTTTTCGGACCTTCGTTCGTGTGTGCGTGGACCGCTTGGTGGTCGACCTCGGAAGGCAAAGCCTCGCCAAAAAGCGCGGGGGCGGTGCCCGGTTTCTCCAGCTGGACTTCAAGGCGGCGGAGGAGGAGCTGGAGGAGCACGAATCGCCCCTGCCCGATCCCGAGAAGCTGTTCGAGCTCGAGTGGGTGAAAAACCTCTTGGAGCTCGCGGTCTTGGGGCTCCGCGAGTCGTGCGGGCGCGCCGGCAAAGACGTTCATTTTCGCGCCTTCGAGCTGTTTCACCTGAGCGACGAGCCGGACAGGCTCTCCTACGCGGATGTCGCGGCCAAGCTGGGGATCTCCGTCCGCGATGTGAACAATCGTCTCACCTACGCACGGCGTGAATTTCGAGCCGCGGTGCTCGAGGCGCTTCGTGACAGCACCACCAGCGAACAAGAGATGCTCGAGGAGGCTCGCGTCGTGCTGGGGGTCGGCTTTTGA
- a CDS encoding MlaD family protein, which translates to MEKSIKVGIFVLAGLVLGGIAVFLIGENRRLWDPKVIYKAAFADVSGLKPGAPVRMGGVDIGTVESVGHNGDPRDVRIYVTLNVVKHEKERVREDTVARVVNKGLLGDKMIELSSDGKLGPLPEGQTLKTEEPLDIQKYISKFEEIANKAGKAVDNIEQGTRMLSDPQFSEDMRGSIRSLREILDGIAKNDSVVHRALMDPHEGQKFDRMLSNLEQASADFHDVTTHMKEGPGIAHALVYDGDLSRQASGAMAEVHKDLEAVRTGNGLAHALIYGDTNSQHLMSNVNAMSDDLRDIVHGLKQGKGTLGALLVDPSVYEDIKSIVGNVDRNQVLRALVRYSIKADESRPAPKVEGK; encoded by the coding sequence ATGGAAAAGTCGATCAAGGTCGGGATTTTCGTTCTTGCAGGGCTGGTGCTCGGTGGCATTGCCGTCTTTCTCATCGGAGAAAATCGAAGGCTTTGGGATCCCAAGGTGATCTACAAAGCCGCGTTCGCCGACGTGTCGGGCCTGAAGCCGGGCGCGCCGGTGCGCATGGGCGGCGTCGACATCGGGACGGTGGAGTCCGTGGGCCACAACGGCGATCCGCGCGACGTGCGCATCTATGTCACCTTGAATGTCGTCAAGCACGAGAAGGAGCGGGTGCGCGAGGACACGGTGGCGCGCGTGGTCAACAAGGGCCTGCTCGGCGACAAGATGATCGAGCTCTCGTCGGATGGAAAGCTGGGGCCGCTGCCCGAGGGGCAGACCTTGAAGACCGAGGAGCCGCTTGACATCCAGAAATACATCAGCAAATTCGAGGAGATCGCCAACAAGGCGGGCAAGGCGGTCGACAACATCGAGCAGGGCACGCGCATGCTCAGCGATCCGCAGTTCTCCGAGGACATGCGCGGGAGCATCCGAAGCCTGCGCGAGATCCTCGACGGCATCGCCAAGAACGACAGCGTGGTGCACCGCGCGCTGATGGACCCTCATGAGGGCCAAAAGTTCGACCGCATGCTCTCGAACCTCGAGCAAGCCTCGGCCGACTTCCACGACGTGACCACGCACATGAAGGAGGGCCCCGGCATCGCCCATGCGCTCGTCTACGACGGGGATCTTTCGCGCCAAGCCTCAGGCGCGATGGCCGAGGTGCACAAGGACTTGGAAGCGGTTCGCACCGGCAATGGTCTGGCGCATGCACTCATCTACGGCGACACGAACTCCCAGCACCTCATGAGCAACGTAAACGCCATGAGCGACGATCTTCGCGACATCGTCCATGGGCTCAAGCAAGGGAAGGGGACCCTTGGCGCGCTCTTGGTCGATCCCAGCGTGTACGAGGACATCAAGAGCATCGTGGGCAACGTCGATCGCAACCAAGTGCTGCGCGCGCTGGTGCGTTACTCGATCAAGGCTGACGAGTCGCGGCCTGCGCCAAAGGTCGAGGGCAAGTAG
- a CDS encoding ABC transporter ATP-binding protein has protein sequence MGDVFIRFSHVKKRFGPKIIYTDLDLEIRRGETTTVLGASGSGKSVMLKMLIGLLRADQGTITYDGNEIQSMSEQAMHDIRRRIAYLFQGAALFDSLSVGENVAYGLREQFWDTMSDSEIRERVAQSLTSVGLPGIEEMRPSDLSGGMKKRVALARTLALQPEVLLYDEPTTGLDPINTARINHLINGIKKAFGITSIVVTHDMGTAFSVSDRMVMIGRGKVLMAGSMDDFRNTKEPYVRDFIDGKAPETEDVSSLLAS, from the coding sequence GTGGGCGATGTCTTCATCCGCTTCTCCCACGTGAAAAAGCGCTTTGGGCCCAAGATCATCTACACGGATCTCGACCTGGAGATCCGCCGGGGCGAGACCACCACGGTGCTGGGGGCGTCGGGCAGCGGCAAGAGCGTCATGCTCAAGATGCTGATCGGTCTCCTCCGCGCCGACCAAGGGACCATCACCTACGACGGCAACGAGATCCAGTCGATGAGCGAGCAGGCGATGCACGACATCCGCCGCCGCATCGCGTACCTGTTCCAAGGCGCCGCGCTGTTCGACTCGCTCAGCGTGGGCGAGAACGTCGCATACGGCTTGCGCGAGCAGTTCTGGGACACCATGAGCGACTCGGAGATCCGCGAGCGGGTGGCGCAGTCGCTCACGTCGGTGGGGTTGCCGGGCATCGAGGAGATGCGCCCGAGCGATCTCTCCGGCGGCATGAAGAAGCGCGTGGCGCTGGCCCGGACCTTGGCGCTGCAGCCCGAGGTGCTCCTCTACGACGAGCCGACCACCGGGCTCGATCCCATCAACACCGCGCGCATCAACCACCTCATCAACGGCATCAAGAAGGCGTTCGGCATCACCAGCATCGTGGTCACCCACGACATGGGCACGGCGTTCTCGGTGTCCGATCGCATGGTCATGATCGGTCGAGGAAAGGTCCTCATGGCCGGGTCGATGGACGACTTCCGGAACACGAAGGAGCCCTACGTTCGGGACTTCATCGACGGCAAAGCCCCCGAGACGGAGGACGTCTCCTCGCTCTTGGCGTCATGA
- the secF gene encoding protein translocase subunit SecF, producing MAQRGFWIPLSLILVFASFVSLWWPGPNYGTDFRGGTEVEVVFTKAVEAHTVRQTVESLGYQTPDVVQVQDVKSPSHFIIRVQEVSSVTDATKEQLKKALCLTTDAAAAVADEHACPSNARATEVTFSPGGDKISTRYDSTPDLEKIKEQVRSVGGINLRAAADNPQIVNQRDNHVEIQLQSKGDQLMDGLRDKLGADTVPAQPLKVEWVGPKAGKQLRDSARNSVAIAIVFIMLYLAFRFDLRFAPGVVVASVHDAMVIIGVFVVLRKEITVSTIAAVLTIVGYSMNDTVVIYDRIRENLSKHRGKSFWDIINMSVSETLSRTILTAGVTMLSMLAFFVWGTGVIRDFALAVVIGIVAGTYSSIYVAAPLTEWIDKRMTQRLGAKKKRPSGKRRAKAVTGKPAEAK from the coding sequence ATGGCCCAGCGGGGTTTCTGGATCCCTCTGAGCCTCATCTTGGTCTTCGCCTCCTTCGTCTCGCTCTGGTGGCCCGGTCCGAACTACGGCACGGACTTCCGCGGTGGAACCGAGGTGGAGGTGGTGTTCACGAAGGCGGTCGAAGCGCACACCGTGCGTCAGACGGTCGAGTCGCTCGGCTACCAAACGCCGGACGTGGTGCAGGTGCAGGACGTGAAGAGTCCGAGCCACTTCATCATCCGCGTGCAGGAGGTCAGCAGCGTGACCGACGCCACGAAAGAGCAGCTCAAAAAGGCGCTCTGCCTGACCACCGACGCGGCCGCGGCCGTGGCCGACGAGCACGCGTGCCCGTCCAACGCGCGCGCCACCGAGGTGACATTCAGCCCCGGCGGCGACAAGATCTCCACCCGCTACGATTCGACGCCCGATCTGGAGAAGATCAAGGAGCAGGTCCGCAGCGTGGGCGGCATCAACCTGCGCGCGGCGGCCGACAACCCGCAGATCGTCAACCAGCGCGACAACCACGTGGAGATTCAGCTGCAGTCCAAGGGCGATCAGCTCATGGACGGCCTGCGCGACAAGCTGGGCGCCGACACGGTGCCCGCGCAGCCGCTGAAGGTGGAGTGGGTCGGTCCCAAGGCCGGAAAGCAGCTGCGCGACAGCGCCCGCAACTCGGTCGCCATCGCCATCGTCTTCATCATGCTCTACCTCGCCTTCCGGTTCGACCTTCGGTTCGCGCCGGGCGTGGTCGTCGCGTCGGTGCACGACGCCATGGTGATCATCGGCGTGTTCGTCGTTCTGCGAAAGGAGATCACGGTCTCCACCATCGCCGCCGTGCTGACCATCGTCGGCTACTCGATGAACGACACGGTCGTCATCTACGACCGCATCCGCGAGAACCTCTCGAAGCACCGCGGCAAGTCCTTCTGGGACATCATCAACATGAGCGTGTCGGAGACCCTCTCGCGCACCATCCTCACGGCCGGCGTGACCATGCTCAGCATGCTCGCCTTCTTCGTGTGGGGGACGGGCGTCATCCGGGACTTCGCGCTGGCGGTGGTCATCGGCATCGTGGCCGGTACCTACTCCAGCATCTACGTGGCCGCCCCGCTCACCGAGTGGATCGACAAGCGCATGACGCAGCGGTTGGGCGCCAAGAAGAAGCGCCCGTCGGGCAAGCGCCGCGCGAAGGCCGTGACGGGCAAGCCTGCGGAAGCGAAGTAA